A single window of Ictalurus furcatus strain D&B chromosome 3, Billie_1.0, whole genome shotgun sequence DNA harbors:
- the kcns3a gene encoding potassium voltage-gated channel subfamily S member 3a, with amino-acid sequence MVYGQILHRCGPDENFLNLNVGGFKQKVSRSVLQRFPHTRLARLLPCSSESAILELCDDYSATEHEFYFDRNPRFFRYVLNFYHTGKIHLMEELCVFSFSQELEYWGIKELYLDSCCSNKFHEQKECDKEHDWDQNEDEQLQESFDSSMEDLSELEKDLEKFEGTWCAEKRKQLWLRLENPGHSLTAKMLAVVSLSVVLISIAAMCVHSMPEFHQVDANERAVEDPVLAAFETFCVLWFTFEFVVRLAVAPRLRKFASNALNIIDFVSVVPFYATLALEQADAEESEELENVGKVVQILRLMRIFRILKLARHSVGLRSLGATLRHSYHEVGLLILFLSVGISIFSVLVYFAERDEDESELQTIPIGWWWATITMTTVGYGDTYPVTLAGKLIGTLCIVCGLLVVALPITIIFNKFSKYYERQKALVESDQYAGNLKVPIPGIPMFSMNDLYANGNAINSILDSLSTRSSTGSESDDKDNQDNEAETHVAS; translated from the coding sequence ATGGTGTACGGGCAGATCCTGCACCGCTGCGGCCCGGACGAGAACTTCCTGAACCTGAACGTGGGCGGCTTCAAGCAGAAAGTGTCCCGCTCGGTCCTCCAGCGCTTCCCGCACACTCGTCTCGCCCGCTTGCTCCCCTGCAGCTCTGAGTCGGCCATATTGGAGCTGTGCGACGACTACAGCGCGACGGAGCACGAGTTCTACTTCGACCGCAACCCGCGCTTCTTCCGCTACGTGCTGAACTTTTACCACACGGGCAAAATCCATCTGATGGAGGAGCTGTGCGTGTTCAGCTTCAGCCAGGAGCTCGAGTACTGGGGCATCAAGGAGCTCTATCTGGACTCGTGCTGTAGCAACAAGTTCCACGAGCAGAAAGAGTGCGATAAGGAGCACGACTGGGACCAGAACGAGGACGAGCAGCTTCAAGAGAGCTTTGACTCCTCCATGGAGGATCTTTCAGAGCTGGAGAAGGACCTGGAGAAGTTTGAAGGCACCTGGTGCGCGGAGAAACGCAAGCAGCTGTGGCTGAGGCTCGAGAATCCGGGACATTCGCTCACGGCTAAGATGCTCGCGGTGGTTTCTCTGAGCGTGGTTCTGATCAGCATCGCGGCCATGTGTGTTCACAGCATGCCCGAGTTCCACCAGGTGGACGCTAACGAAAGAGCCGTGGAGGATCCGGTTCTCGCCGCGTTCGAGACCTTTTGCGTGCTCTGGTTCACGTTCGAGTTTGTGGTGCGCTTAGCGGTAGCACCGCGCCTCCGTAAATTCGCCAGCAATGCTTTGAACATCATCGATTTTGTCTCCGTGGTCCCGTTTTACGCCACGCTGGCACTGGAGCAAGCAGACGCCGAGGAAAGCGAGGAGCTGGAGAACGTAGGGAAGGTGGTGCAGATCCTCAGGCTCATGCGCATCTTCAGGATACTGAAGCTAGCGCGTCACTCGGTGGGACTCCGGTCTCTCGGCGCGACTTTGCGTCACAGCTACCACGAGGTCGGCCTGctcatcctcttcctctccgTCGGGATTTCCATCTTCTCTGTGCTGGTGTACTTCGCCGAGAGAGACGAGGACGAATCCGAGCTCCAGACCATACCCATCGGATGGTGGTGGGCCACGATTACCATGACCACAGTCGGGTACGGAGACACGTATCCCGTCACGCTGGCTGGGAAGCTCATCGGGACGCTGTGCATCGTGTGCGGCCTCCTGGTGGTGGCGCTgcccatcaccatcatcttcaacAAGTTCTCCAAGTATTACGAGAGACAGAAAGCTCTGGTGGAGTCGGATCAGTACGCAGGCAACTTAAAAGTTCCCATTCCAGGGATTCCTATGTTCAGCATGAACGATCTTTATGCTAACGGTAACGCGATTAACTCGATTTTGGACAGTTTGTCCACCAGAAGCAGCACAGGAAGTGAAAGTGATGATAAAGACAATCAGGACAATGAGGCTGAAACTCATGTTGCTTcatga